GTAGATTTGTTAGGAGGTTTTTCTTTTGGCAAAAGAAATGACAAAAATTGATCAAGCGATGACAACTTTAAAGGAGCATGGCTTTAAAAAAACCAATAAACGTGAAAAGCTATTAACTTTTTTAGTTAAGAAAAATCGTTATGTAGCTGCAAAAGAAGTCCAGGAATATATGGAGACAGAATTTGGGAGTATTAGTTTTGATACGATTTATCGTAATCTTCATGATTTTTCTGAAATTGGTTTGTTAGAAGAAACCGATTTAAATGGTGAAATGAAGTTTCGCT
The genomic region above belongs to Enterococcus saigonensis and contains:
- a CDS encoding Fur family transcriptional regulator is translated as MTKIDQAMTTLKEHGFKKTNKREKLLTFLVKKNRYVAAKEVQEYMETEFGSISFDTIYRNLHDFSEIGLLEETDLNGEMKFRFHCCQDKNHHHHHFICTVCGKTQELDLCPMDFFKEQLPGCTIEGHRFEILGRCAECQ